The DNA region attagacaaaaaaattaaatggttttttatttatgatcaaccggtggtggtggtctaATGGTGTTCGAGGGAATTAAAAATCCAATACGGCGAACCCGGGTTCAAACtccaccggccacacggatatgaacTATTGCTTTCGGTTCATTTGAATGTCCAGAAAAAAGTttatccgtgggctgtacctctATCCGAAGATTAGGTATGTCTTTAATAGATTCGGGTTTaaccatttttttaataaaaaaaaactttatttatgATCCGTGATTGAGTGCAGAGACAATTTATACTTATTTGTCGTAATTAATAATGACAAAAATACAACTTAACAATAATCATGAATTCACTATTAAATCAACTCCCTAGCCTCCccactagggctgggcgttcgggtacccattcgggtttcggttcagtccattcgggtttcgggttttctgggtcaaagatttcagccccattcggatatttctaaattttggttcgggttcggttcggatctttgcgggttcggttcgggttcggataacccatttaaaatgtttttaaattttcaaaattcattatatactttaaattttcaaaatctataagaaagataatatattacatataaattttcataacatatatgtcaaaataccttaatttaacatataaattggttttctttgaatatttggataaagaatcaatagatatttaactatttttagtgttttcagtatactttagctattttaaatatttacttttgactatttgcatatatttttcgagtattttggaaaacttaaaggtatcttatatatttttaatattttaatattttaaatatttttaatatacattatatataaaaataatgtatatatttaagtatataaatttatttcggatacattcggatacccaaaatacttcggttctgatcgggttcggttttggttctttaaataccgaaattttgaacccgttcggatatttaatcaatttcggttcgggttcggtgctactttttcggatggattcggttcagtttttcggatcagattcggttcagtttttagggttcggattttttgcccaacCCTACTCCCCACCACTGCACGTTCGTCTCGCTGTCCACTCATTGACTCTATCTCAACCTTTTTCTCTGCTATCTTACGCCTTAATCTGTCACATTCCTTTGTGCTAACTTGCTTTCCACATCATCTCGTTAGCCTACGCCTTTATTATCAGTACCTTATTATTTTCCAAATCATTTCAAAGATTATTTGATTTCTCATGCCAACTTTTTGCTGATGTTTTTGCTGTCCCTATCACAAAATGTCAATGCATCACAGTTTTTGACTGAAACAAATACACATATTACATTTTTCACATATTACATTTTGAGTTCCTTTCCCAGCAAAGTCAACTATTTTTACATTAGAATTTAACATATTTGAAGTATATTGTCAACTAAATTTAGAAACTACAACCAGGTTGTATacataaaccaaaaacaaaaacgtGAAAGAAACGTTGACAAAAAATAGCaattaaacatttatcaatttataggaccaaaacaaaaatacgttttaTTACACATGGCAACTGAATTTATGTCAAAACATAAAAGTCGTCGGTGGGCCTGGCTCAATAGTCAGAAGAACacagaaaaggaagaagctggTATACTAAAACGCCATCGTCTAAGACCGAATCCAATTGTCTATATAATCTAAAAAGATATAAGTGGGCTTTTGTTTGAAAGAAAAAGCACATAAACACAAACACATGTTCTTCGTTGTAGCTTCCTTGGGTTAAAACTTTTCTCCTGCTTTAAAGAAGTCAAAGCTCCAAAAAAGACCCCCCAGGTTCAGTCCTTACTTCGATTCTTGATATCTCTTTTTGTTTTCGAGGTCTGTACGTTTTAGATTTGTTCTATGTGGTCAGAAGTGTTCTAATTCCTAAAAATTGACTAACTCGGATTATAATATTctataataaaatgaatttGAAAATCGATTAAAAGTATGGAGGTgcaaacatctttttttttggcctTTGATAcgttaaaagaaattaaacacGATTGcttcaagttttttttcttcgatCCGAATGTTAGAGCAATAGAGTAATTAGGTTTTGTTTTAGGAACATCTGTCGAAATTATATGATTTTGCtaatagaaaaaacaaaatacttcACGCCTTCGTTATTTGTAGTAAAACAAAAACGTTTATGAATATGCAAAATACTAGAAAAGATAAAgactaaaaagtaaaataacCAACTATTATAAAAGCTGAAAAAATTGATGCAGACTATCATATAATTTAAAGCTAAATAACGGTTTAAGTGGTAATTGTTGCTTTCAGCAGAAATGGAGAATCTACCTCCTGGTTATCGTCCCAATGTTGGTGTTTGTCTAATCAATTCTGATAATCTGGTAACATTTCAACCATCTAATTCAGCTCTCTAGTTGAATTACTGTTTTACCCCCTGGTAAATAATACTCCATCACAAGAGctctcaaacaaaaaaaatatgaatattatatTACAAATTAAGTATGTAATTAAactataattagaaaaaaagaaaagcaagcACTCATTGTCAACTGGTTTCACAGTTATTCTCTTATTATGAGCAGTGATTATTGATTCGCAGGTATTTGTGGCTTCAAGATTGAATGTTCCTGGAGCATGGCAGATGCTACAGGTATGCTTACGCATATTACTGATGTTTAACATCAGTCTAGTGGAAATAGATGGTCAAGAAAAATTGTTGAATAAATAATCTCGAGAAGATGTTTCTATATCAACTTTACACCACTTTCAAACTGTTTTCTCTTTGTATTAACGATGATCTTGAAACCTTCGATGATTACAAGTTTTTAAAGTTAACTAAACCGGGGGATGTTACAGGGAGGCATTGAGGATGGAGAGGATCCAAAGTCAGCAGCCATGAGAGAGTTACAAGAAGAAACTGGGGTCGTTTCAGCTGCAATCATCGCTGAGGTCTCTACTCTCCTACTAAACATAATGCAGATGATTATGAATCCAACCATTTACCAGTGATTCTATCTGTCTTCTTCAAACAGGTTCCAAATTGGTTGACATATGCTTTCCCACCAGCAGTAAAAGCAAAGGTTAACCGTCTCTGGGGCGGTGAATGGCATGGTCAGGCGCAGAAATGGTGAGTCTTCTTCAATACCATCTAGTTAGTTACGGCCAAAGTGTTTGCAAAGAAGAGAGAATGAATGGCTCATTGTTCTGATAACACCACACAGGTTCCTAGTGAGACTGGTGAACGATGAGGACGAAAGAGAGATCAATCTAGCGAACAATGAAGCGGATTCAGAGTTTGCAGAGTGGAAATGGGCGAACCCGGAAGAAGTGATAGAGCAAGCAGTTGATTACAAAAGGCCTACATACGAACAAGTCATCAAGTCTTTTGGTTCTTACTTGAATAATTCTGAAAGAGCTGCTAAATGTAAATCAGCCAAGTGGTAATATGAAAACATCCAATCAATGTTtgactcttttctttttgtaaattgGCTACTGGTGTACTGGAAGAGATTGGTTATATTGTAAAAAAGTCGTTGTTTGGATTCAAAAGCGAAGACTTGTTGTGTTTATTAACTGACGTGTGAAGAGAAGATTACAAAACACAGAATGAGTTGTGTATGTGCTTATAGCTAAAGGTAATGAAGATtcatagaataaaaaataaaaatttgagaGATTGGATTAACAAACGAAACAGTATGAGTTTCAAAACCATATTCCAAAACACAAGAAAAGAGACAACAAAAcgttaagaaaaacaaacagaCAAGTTCTTGCGAACTAAGCTAAAGAGAAAGTAAATTGAGAGGTAAATGGTAAATAATGGCTCACCGGATAAAATACGATTTTCACTGGCAAAGCTGCTCAACGGCAGTCACGATCTGAGCCGGCTGAACAACGGTCCACTCCTCCAGTGTACCAGCGTACGGTGTAGGAACGTCCTGTGAAGACAAACACATCACCGGAGCATCTAAATAGTCATGAAAGTTCTCATTAATTGCAGCAGTAAGACTAGCTCCAATCCCACCGGTTCTCATACACTCCTCCACGATCAAAACCCGGTGCGTTTTCTTAACCGAGTTCCCAATCGTGTGAAGATCAAACGGTTTCAGCGACCTGATGTCGATAACCTCAGGGTCATACCCTTTGTTCACCAGAGTTTTAGCTGCCTGCATCACATGGTACCTCATCCGCGAGTAAGTGAGGATGGTGATGTGCTCTCCAGGTCTGACCATCTCAGCTTCTTCAAGATTACATATGTACTCTTCGTCCGGGATTTTCTCCTTGAGATTGTAAAGCAGAACGTGCTCAAACAGAATCACAGGGTTCTCGCTCCTGATCGCAGCTTTCATCAAGCCTTTGGCGTTGTAAGGAGTCGAGCAAGCAACCATCTGGATCCCAGGAATGGACTGGAAGTAAGACTCTAGCCGCTGCGAATGCTCAGCGCCAAGCTGGCGTCCCACTCCACCGGGACCACGGATGACAACAGGGATAGTGAACTGGCCACCAGATGTGTAGTGAAGCATTCCACAGTTGTTGGAGATTTGGTTGAAGGCCAAGAGGAGGAAACCCATGTTCATACCTTCGATGACGGGTCTTAGACCAGTCATGGCGGCTCCAATGCCCATACCAGTGAATGCATTTTCACAAATAGGAGTGTCGAGAACCCTGAGGTCGCCGAATTTGTCAGCAAGGCCTTTGGTAACTTTGTAGGAGCCACCGTAATGGCCCACGTCTTCACCCATAACACATACATGTGGATCTCTGTCCATCTCTTCTTCCAAACCTTCCTGAAGAGCCTCGAAAAGCAGAAGTTCATGTCTGAAAAGTTCATAAGATAGAAAAGTGGTTATACTCTGAAAAGGCATCAACGTTAGATGCTTATAATATGGGCATTGCAACATTGATATTCAGATAAAGAGCAGGAGAAGGTGTTATTTGTGACAATAGAtatcaaagaaaaatacataGGTGAAACAGCAAGGATAAGCATAAAAGAGCACATAACCGatgaataataaattagatGGAAATCCGCATAAATTGTATTTGTAACGCAAGCCTAATCAATTCCAGCATATGTAAGAAGTCAACAGAGATGTTTTCTTCATTTAATATTCCAGTAAAGCAGAGCTGAAATGTTCAGGGGATTTATGACAAATTTAGGATGTGTCCGTGGGAAGTATAACTAAATGGTTTAATGTATAGATAGATCCCATCAACATAATCATCTTCTAGCATGATTAACCACAAACAGAGACATGAACGagaaatatattacataaaaagCAAAGAAGTAAGTGCAAACACATTAAGCTTTTTGCAGTAGTGTCACTAACAATAATCTTATCTCAAAAACAAGCGTCTCACGAGATTTAACTCCTACCGTACCGTTTTCAAGAGAGAGTTTGTCAAAACCTATTGCACAAAACCAATAGCACGGGGGTGAAAAAAGACTACCTAATTTCTAAGCTAAATTTGAATCCCATTGACATGCAATGCAAACAAAGGCATTTTTCATTAGTATAAGAACAAAAATATGATAGATCTAATCGGAGAATATGTTCAATCAACACATACCCAGTGCCAGTGGTCGCGGATGTCTCCGCCTTCGTCTACAAAACAAAACGAAATACTCAGTGAAAAATCATTGCAGATTCAAAGGAGGAGCCATATATGAACAATAATCATagacacaaaaacaaaacaaaacagtatTACCGCAACAGCAGCATTCGCAATCAGTTTCTGAGAGTGACGAACTCTGAGGAGGCTCTTCTTACTCCCATCAGATCCAGCAGCCGCCACAATGTATCTCTTGCTGCTCCTCGCTGTGTGTTTGCATCATCAAAACCAACGAAACTTCTCTCTAAGATCTCGCAAATCAGAACGGAAGAGAGAAAATACAGATTCCAAAAATTCGAAAATCGAACCTGGGAGATTGGTGCGAGAAGGAGGAGCAACGAGTTTCTTTGAATTAAAGGTCGACAAGGCCGTAGCAGCTCCAGCTCCTACATGGATTCTCGCtgccatttcttcttctttttttccagGGACGGAGAGAGTGGCGAAGCGGAGAAATCGAAGGGAGACTGTGAAATCGATTTCTTctgttaaaacttaaaaataaatacaaattttgttTGTGCTATCAAATCAAATCCACATGTTTTGTGTAACATTGTTTTCTTCGCCATGCACCCCTTCTCACATTCTTGTGGCCCACTTATTTTGTAAGGAACCATTTGTAAGATGACACGTGTGATTTTACGAAAGTAGTGACACGTGCTGGTAGCTAAATCGTGGAGTATATATTAACTCCATGAACAAGCTTGTAGAGGAGTCAAGTTAGGAAGGGTTCGCTTAACCACCCCCGGACCAACCGAACTACATTATTTATGAATTAACTAAGTTTGTGACCTTTCTTTGATTTTGGGTGATGGATGGGCCTCAGATGTATCGGCCCAGTGATAACATAGTTTCATTATAGCCGAAGAAGCCTCCTATCAACAAGACCTTCACTTGGTCAAGCAATATGACATTGACATCTATTCTAGTGTCCGCATAGGAGGGACCTGTGCAAGTTAACTTATAGCCAAAGAAGCCTCCtctaacaaacaaacaaaaaaggaagCCTCCTCTGCTCGCATTGAAACCTAGGCATTACCCTTTTCTTTTGAAAGTActcattttattaatttaagcCCATTATAAACAGCCTGATTATAAATGAGTTTTGCAAAAATGTAAAACAGACCAGCTACCAAAGGTCTATTCCAGACCTGATTACTATATGAACAGTCAAAAAACAAGTGTTGACGGCTCTTATCATGGCCTTAGCGCCAAGAATACAGTTGGAAGGTACCGTCAATCCCCAACCAATGAGCCTGTTCCTCGTGATCATTCTGTCCCGTGCAGCCACCCATGCTGTGAAGGCATGTTTTGGAATCCTGCCAGTAAACCACACAACCTTATGCCAAAACATTTCTATTGGATAAGGGTGGAGAGCTCTTCATGTCGTTGAGAAACTTCCGGTAAACTTCTATTGGATAGACATTACCCTTACgtaagttgatttttttttaaatcaatttgaGGCCTTAAACTATTGGATATTTTTCTTTTCGGATCTCGCTACGCTAGTTGGACATGTTTTTTTTGGACTTTATTCTCGTTGAGCATTTTTCCTTTCTGACTTTATTTCTTTAAGATAGCTAGACAATCATTTTCTTCATTCGAACTTTACGTCGGCTATCCCTTATTTCTTTATTCCGAACCTTACTTTTTGGtgggttttaagttttaaactaTTTGAGTTTATATTACCCAACAATTATGCTTTTGTTGTTGGgtaatttttatgatatttctGAATATTTTTATGAGCCCAAAACTTTCCGCGATATACCTTcccaaactaaataaaattatcaagATGCAATATAATAGGTGGTTCAGTAACGTCCACGCAGCAATCAAGATTATATACACTATGATAGGTtatcaaataataaacaaacaacCTAAATAATGGGtcaaagtataaatatatatatcttagtggttgttaataaattataaaaaatacgTAAGGACCAAAGCGCAATATAAGAATCATCTGCATTTTGAAgggtcgtcatcatcatcaatgcCTATCTTGAAAGGAtcagaaagagaagagaagagaagcttgATTGAAGAAGGTTCTTAGATTAATGGAACTGCTCTATCTCCTCTGCTCAATCTTCTACACTTCAGCCACGaccttcttcctctctctcctccttcCCTTCCGCCTCCTTATCCACCGTCTCATCCCTTCACGACGCTCCGCCGTCGATTCCAACGTCTCTTACTACGAAGGCACCGTCTGGCACGACCGTCTCCGTCCCGTCCGTCACTCCTTCCGTTACTCCGTCCGTTACGCTCTCTTCGACCTCGACAGTGCTCTCCACGCGCCGCCGGATCATCTCTCCGCCGGCGAAGCTCGCCTCCTTGCTCGTACCACCGGGCCAATGTAAGCTTTTCTCTTCTCTCCCCTCGTTTGCCCGAGATCGGAGATTCTCAAATGAAACTTCGTGAAACGTAAACGTAACGTTTACATGTTTTTCTTACAAAACCTAATGaaaaagagacaaaaaaaatgattagcAGAAACGACAAATCTCAGTGATGCTGTAATTAAATAGATTAAGTTAAACCCCCAAAATTGGGTTAAGATTATGTGTTGTTTAAGTTGTATGAGACAGTGTAGATCGAATCCTTTTTTAGACATTGTATGTGGTGTTGGTTTTTTGGTTGCAGTTTTCTATTGACGATACCTCCAAGCGTTGGATATGAACAGAACCCATTGAGTTTGTATTATTGCTACAACTTAGAAGGATCAAGTAAGCGCTTAAGCAAATGCATTGCACAGGTTACAAATACGCCCTGGGGGGAACGAGTGACATTTGTTTTCGACCCTGAATCTGACGTGGTTGCTAAATCATTACAAGTCAGTCCTTTCATGGTATGTTCTCTGATGATGTTCCTTCATCTATCGATTGATTTTTGTGGAATTCAATCAAATTCTTTTAACTTTGTTTTCAGGATATGCTTGGGAATTGGAAGATCAGAGCAAATGAACCTGGAGATGAGTTATCTGTCTCCATTGAATCACAGCATCCTCATCATGGTAACTACTTCTCTGCGACACTGAAGGCGAAAAGAATAGACCAAACACGGGTTTCTGATCCCGCGGTCTTCTTCTGGTTGATGCCTCATAAGGTTGCGATATGGATCTATTGGCATGTAAGTGACGCCATATCTActcaaaaatctttttttttaagtatcaTCAACTTGTAGGCTCGATTATTAACGtacaattgtttttgttttaggcACTTAAACTCTGGTGGAAGAATGTACCTTTCATTCAACACCCCAGGTACTCAAACCCATCCTATAAAGAGGATGCAGCCAAACGCGATGAAGAACTTCGTTGTGTTGGTTTAAATGGATCAAACTCTGGTGAAACCATCAAATTTGATGGCTGTAGCAGTTGTTTTGGAGGGTGTCGCTTTGCGTGGCGAGATGCTAATTGGCCTTGGTCATGATCattacacacacacacttgGGATTATCAGGTTGTCAGAGTTTGGACTTTACAATCATTCATCGAATGGTAGGATTGGTGGACTTGTTTAGCCTTTGGCTTAGTAACAAAAATGAACCGTATTTGATGATAAGCCTACGATGTAGCTCGACTTATTGCAAGTTAAGAAAACAAACCTGCATTTAAGTATTATACCATATCCATATTGATTTTCGTACCATTTACTCTAAAACAACTGTGTTACGTTGTCAACTTGTGAATTCTGATGCTCTACaacaactctgttttttttttttttgacgaaataCAACAACTCTGTTACGTTAACCAGTGAATTGAAAAATATCAATCCAAATCCAATTAAAATAATGTAGTATAGAGCGTTTGGGGATCCAGAATATTTATTGGGAACTGTAGCTTTGTCAGATCCGAGTTATTTGGATGAGCCTTCTAATCCATTCTTTAGTACTTCTTCAGTTTctcattatattatttttaaaaagtttatattatttcaaaatgttagatgattaaagttttaatattaattttaactttattataaATTGTTCAAACAACTAAATTGTATAGTGttttataattgattaaataattctaaaattatatattcaaaatacttaaaGATGTAATAGTTTTGATCTTTATGcactaaacaaaatatcatattactattaaatagagagtatatatatattctctttttcattttcatgtttctttttatttttatatgttaaatatggCAGAGAAAAAAATTAGGGGAAATTTTACTTATACACTTTTCATGATATCATTATTCAACTATACCACCACTCTATgaacattttcataaataccaCTTCAGTTAATAAGTAAATGACCTAAATATCCCTAGATCTCAAGGGATTAGAAAGagataaaattttcttttccaAGACAAAATCGAGACGGCGAACGATGACTCTCACGACGGCGATTCTCACGACGACGACGACTCTCACGACGGATTCGCACGACGGCCACTCTCACGACGACAACGAGAAAAGGTCTTCTCTCCCACGAGTCACGATGCCTCTCTGGTAAGAGCATCCGATGACGACGAATTCAAGATACAATTTCTCTCAGATGACAAGAGCAATCACACTACTCAAATCTCATCTCAATAATGCCGTCTCCTCTTCACAATTCTCTTCTTCAcgtatgtttttaaatttggatacctttttgtttgtttcaagtcatttttgattttgttatttctgttataaaaaatcaaagaagattGGTTGAGTATTTTCAATTCCCTAGTTAAATCTAAGAGAAAGAGTATCGATGGTGAACAAtgagtttttgaaaaattataaacctttataaatgtGGGTTTCAAGTATATTTAAGATGCGTGAACTCGAGAAGTGTTTTCTTGTATTACAGTTAGATTTAAGAGAAAGAGTATAGATAGTGAACATtaagttttgaaaaattataatccTTTATGAATGTGGGTTTTGAGTAATTTTAAAATGCGTGAACTGTGTTGTCTTATATAGTAGTTAGATAGCAACGGGTTTTGCTGAACTTTGAAATTGTCTTTGAGGGTTTATGAAGCTGGAGAACCACCAGATAATCCCAAAGTGATAATCCATCATTCAAAGATGGTTTATGTCGAGAAGGTATCAGATATATTAGGAAAataagaattttatttgataGAGAACTCTCTCATTGGAAGCATTGTGAAGCTGGTTAGAAGGAGTAGGGTTCAATTTTGAGAAGAGTTGTTCTATTTACTCATGCAGCGAAGAGTATTGACGAAAGGAGAGGATCTCTGGTTTACTTTCTCGGACCAGCCTATGAGGTTTGTACGAATGGAATTTTATCTGATAGCAGGCTTACGTTGTGAGGAAGATCAAACAATAACAGAGCCGTAATTCAAAATAAGGAAGAACCATACCTTTGGATGTTGGGTAATGGTGATAAGTTTACGGTGAGAACATTGTATGATATGTTTCAAGAGAAAGCAAGAAGCATGCCAACACTAGAAAGATTAT from Raphanus sativus cultivar WK10039 chromosome 8, ASM80110v3, whole genome shotgun sequence includes:
- the LOC108828937 gene encoding nudix hydrolase 25-like, translated to MENLPPGYRPNVGVCLINSDNLVFVASRLNVPGAWQMLQGGIEDGEDPKSAAMRELQEETGVVSAAIIAEVPNWLTYAFPPAVKAKVNRLWGGEWHGQAQKWFLVRLVNDEDEREINLANNEADSEFAEWKWANPEEVIEQAVDYKRPTYEQVIKSFGSYLNNSERAAKCKSAKW
- the LOC108828936 gene encoding pyruvate dehydrogenase E1 component subunit beta-2, chloroplastic yields the protein MAARIHVGAGAATALSTFNSKKLVAPPSRTNLPARSSKRYIVAAAGSDGSKKSLLRVRHSQKLIANAAVATKAETSATTGTGHELLLFEALQEGLEEEMDRDPHVCVMGEDVGHYGGSYKVTKGLADKFGDLRVLDTPICENAFTGMGIGAAMTGLRPVIEGMNMGFLLLAFNQISNNCGMLHYTSGGQFTIPVVIRGPGGVGRQLGAEHSQRLESYFQSIPGIQMVACSTPYNAKGLMKAAIRSENPVILFEHVLLYNLKEKIPDEEYICNLEEAEMVRPGEHITILTYSRMRYHVMQAAKTLVNKGYDPEVIDIRSLKPFDLHTIGNSVKKTHRVLIVEECMRTGGIGASLTAAINENFHDYLDAPVMCLSSQDVPTPYAGTLEEWTVVQPAQIVTAVEQLCQ
- the LOC108828935 gene encoding uncharacterized protein LOC108828935, whose protein sequence is MELLYLLCSIFYTSATTFFLSLLLPFRLLIHRLIPSRRSAVDSNVSYYEGTVWHDRLRPVRHSFRYSVRYALFDLDSALHAPPDHLSAGEARLLARTTGPIFLLTIPPSVGYEQNPLSLYYCYNLEGSSKRLSKCIAQVTNTPWGERVTFVFDPESDVVAKSLQVSPFMDMLGNWKIRANEPGDELSVSIESQHPHHGNYFSATLKAKRIDQTRVSDPAVFFWLMPHKVAIWIYWHALKLWWKNVPFIQHPRYSNPSYKEDAAKRDEELRCVGLNGSNSGETIKFDGCSSCFGGCRFAWRDANWPWS